The Cervus elaphus chromosome 30, mCerEla1.1, whole genome shotgun sequence genome segment cctggtctgactcagtccatggggtcacaaagagtcagacacaacatagcgactgaacaatgacaacaggaGTGTTAAAGATTTAAGCAGGTCAGAAACaaaggatgaaaaggaaaaagagactcCAGATAAAACAGGGTTTAGTGGGAGGCAGGGTGAGATCTCAGAAAGTCGGTGGCCTTTTAATTTTTAGCTTTTCATAAAGGCAACAGACTttattgctttattgactatgacaaagcctttgactgtgtggatcacaacaaactgtggaaaattctttaagagatgaccACCCAGTATTCTtaaatatcagaccacctcacctgcctcccgagaaatctgtatgcaggtcaagaagcaacagtaagaagcacttatggaccaacagactggttccaaatcaggaaaggagtatgtcaaggctctatattgtcaccctgcttatttaacttatatgcagagtagagtacatcatgagaaactggaTACTCTTCATCcagctggactggatgaagcacaagctggaatcaagattgccgggagaaatatcaataacctcaggtatacagatgacaccacccttatggcagaaagtgaagaggaactaaaatgcctctggatgaaagtgaaagaggagagtaaaaagttggcttaaaactcaacattcagaaaactaagatcatggcatctggtcccatcacttcacgggaaatagatggggaaacaatggaaacagtgacagactattttttgggggctccaaaatcactgcagatggtgactgcagccatgaaattaaaagacgctttctccttggaataaaagttatgaccaacttagacagcatattaaaaagaagagacattactttgccaacaaaggtccgtctagtcaaagctatggtttttccagtagtcacatatgaatgtgagagttggactgtaaagaaagctgagcaccaaagaattgatgcttttgaactgtagtgttggagaagactcttgagagtcccttggactgcaaggagatccaatcagtccatcctaaatgaaatcagtcctgaataatcattggaaggactgatgctgaagctgaaactccaatactttggccacttggtgtgaagaactgactcatttgaaaagaccctgaagctgggaaagactgaaggcaggaggagaaggggatgacagatgagattgttggatggcatcaccgactccatggacatgagtttgagtaaactctgggagttggtgatggacaggaagtccatggggttgcagagtgtcggacacgactaagcgactgaactgaactgaaaggcaacAGAAGATGGCGCCATAGAGCTGTAAAGTTAGAAAAACAATACTGAATTACACTTCCCTTCTTATAGTTTGGGAAACTTCTATTcatataatgtaaaaataaattaactgaaACAGATCCATGCTGAATTTTATgcaaagttaatattttttaaaaatagagaagaaacaagACAAGTTCCACACAGAAAATGAAAGGATTACAtgcttacaaaatagaaacaatagcCTAGTATTTCACAACTAGATTAAAGGCATTATAAAGAATTGAAAAACAATGTAAATAACAACCAGAGAAATCAGGAATCAGGtaacaattcagaaaaaaatcacctcagaaacaaaaagaactaaaacaaaaatgaatgtgAGAAGTtcttagagaagagaaaaagacaaaaaagaggaagaacaaaGAGTAGTGAAGAAGGACAGAAAATACTTAAGAGGAATTGCTGATAGAGAAGACAGTCAGACAAGGCTCAACAGGTAGGAATGCAGCCAAAGTCACAAAGCGAAATTAGAGcaaggaataaatattttaagataaaactCAAGGGACTTCACTGGTTGTCCAGAGGTTAAAACAGTGTTCCCAGTGCTGGggtcatgggttccatccctggttagggatctcacatgccacatggcatggccgaaaataaatatacatataggggaaaaataagtaaaagaaatatatatatttcaagaaaattttgtaccaacatttaaaaactgaaaggatAAACTCTGCATCTAGGAAAATTGACCCTGAATGACaaacataaaaacatatatatttttaatttagacttttaaagaaattatttattcattttttttaatgtattgtttatgtatttatttactttttggctgtgttggttgtgctggatctttgttgctgagcaggcatttctctagctgtggcgagatTGGGCTACTCTCTGCACTGCGTGGGCTTCTCaatgcaatggcttctcttgctcGGATCCCAGGCTCTAGGGTgccgggctcagtagctgcggctcccaggctccagagggcAAGCTCAGGagctgcagtgcacagacttagtttctcctcagcatgtgggatctccctggatcaggaactgaatcgtctcctgcactggcaggaggattctttaccactgagccaccagggaagccctaaattgttagacttttttcaaaaaatttaaaaaaaatattctttgagtCCCAAAGTACAGGTAATGAAACAAAGCTGGTTGTCACCAGAGATTCTTGATGGCAATACTTTATGACAGAAGACAATTAATATAGTTAAGAAATCAAGGGGGGTGGGAAGAAATCAAGGGGAAAAATATGAACCAAGAATCTTATAGTCAGCAAGCAATTTTCAAATCagaaggatgtagagaaactgtCCACAACTTGAAGGGAAAAACTGAGAATATTGTTACCCAAGCCCTTTCTTCCAAGTCTACTGGAGAATTATTTTGGGGCACCAGAGTAGTAGGAATGACACTGATtgacttaaaaagaaatgatgagccTGCATTTCTGTATAGAACAAGGAATATATTTGGGATATAAGGAAGAGAATATAGTGTTTAATGAATATGTGCCACAGCAAATTCGGGCAAATTCTATTTAATGACTGTACACCCTAACAAACTAGACACAACAAAACTATGGAGAGAATGGTTAAAGGAGAGCATAgacaaacatctttttaaaaactgctattATTAAAAGCCCATGTTATTGTTATTCTAAATCTGTTTTACGAATATTATGGGCTACAGCGTAAGAGGAGGTATAGCCTGTTTATATCACTCCTAGCATCTATTAGAATAATTATTTTcagtgtgaaaaaaagagaaagcacagaTCTACAATAGAATAGGTTAAGTGAACACCTTTAGTCCTAAACTGACAGTATGGATGTGAACTCAGGAAGTGTTTCCTCTTTGCAGGGGAGGGAATGTAGATGGAGACAGGGATTTCCTTGCTCCGTCTATTGAAGAGCCAGGGCTGAATGACTGATTTCCCGTCTTGAATGGGAAATGTACACTAGGAGCCAGAGCATCCTGTCACCGAGGTAGTGAAGACACGAGCGGCATTACGTTTGAAGGTCTGGAAAGCTAAACTGAAGAGGCTCCTGCTTGACAAAGATAAGGCAAACTGAGCAGTAAGTAAAAGAAGCTCAATAGACTGAAACACATCAGATATGTTTAAAACCATGAGCTCATTACGATAGTTCTTATAAAAAGAAGTGATCTTTGGTGGATTCAAGAGTCTTTTGATGGttgaattgtaagagttcttcatatattctggatactagaccTTATTAGGTATATgatttgcaactattttctcaaattctgtgggctgtcttttcactttcttggtaATTGCCTTTGATACAgaagtatttaattttaatgaagttcaaattattttaatCGTTCATTACTCAGAAATCTTTGGCAAATCCAAGGTCATGGAAATTTGCTCTATGTTTTCTTTCAAGAGTTTTAGAGTTTTAGCTTCTTCATTTAGgtcattaattcattttgagtgattttgttttttttagctaatttttgtatataaacCACTTGTAAAAATGTACAAAGTTCATTGCTTTCCACATAGATATCCAGTAGTCCAagaatcatttgttgaaaagactgttcttttccCAAATTGCCAGataaattaggcaagaaaaagtaaaaaaataaagcatgaatgaaccttgaggacattatgcttgGTGAAGTAAGCCTGTTACAAAAAGACAGATTCCATATAATTCAATTTATATATCAAAATCATAAAGACAAAGTGAAccgtggttgccaggagctgggggaggggagattggACAGATTATGTTTAATGAGGGCAGAGTTTCAATTTTACAAGATGAAATACAGCAGATGGTGGTGATGTACATtcacaacaatatgaatgtacttaacaccactgaactgtacacctaaaaatggcaaattttgggaatcccctggtggtccagtggttcagactccagATTTTCACTGCTGGGGCGTGGCCAAAATAtaaaggtaaattttatgttatatgtattttaccacaatttaaaaaattcaataggagtttttttgtgtgtgcatgtctgttaagagttccaaaaggaaaaattaaggataattagaatttttttttaaagttgagaatTTTCCAGTATTAAAGATATGAATTCCAGAATGAAAAAGCATACTCAGTTCCACACAAGTTAATTAAAACAAGTCCTCACAGAAACAATCATGGTAAAGTGACAGAATATTTAAGACACAAAACACGtttctaaaagagaaattaaagtgtttattaggatAATCATAAACTTCTTATTAGGTGCAATACACATCCGAATACGATGCAGTAGTGGTTTTTATGTGCTGAGGGAAAAGAGTGGTGGACTTCCAACTCTGTTCCTGCCTAAACAGCCCTTCAGGAGTAAGAGCAAACACTTCCCCTGGCAGAGACTGTGGGGTTTTCCCCTCACTGAGAGGTACTGCCAACAAGCAGCAATGTTACACAAGACCTGAAGAGTGGCATTCAGGAAACATGGTAGAGAAAGAGCgtgtgaataaaagaaaaaaaggaaaagaaaaaaagcacatgtgtatatatgctgGGAAATATAAATAATCTCGTACTACATGAATTAAAAGAATCGTGTCTAATTCAAAGAGAGCTAAAACAAGGACCCTTGTGAAAAGAGGTCCTGGCCGCGGCTGCAGGAGTCACCAGGCAGCGGCGGCAGCCGGCAGCCAGGCTGCTTCACCGGGTGCGACAGGACGGACGGCCTCCGCCTCCTTGGCGAACCGCGCGGGGGCCTTGGGTGCTTTTCCTCCTCCGGCCGGCACGACCGCGAGGTGGTCGGCAGGGGGCGCTGGAGAGCGCGCTGGTGGAAGGAAAGGATTCGCACCTGCCGGTGGTTTGTGGTCCAGGCGGGCGCTGCACATCCGGCCGCCTGCAGCCTGGGGCCTCCCCGGGTCCTTCCCCGCAGGCTCCAGCTTCCGCGGGGCCTGGGCCTGCCCGGGACTGAGCGGCCGCTTCTCTGAGGCAACCCCATGGCAGGAGTGACCGGGCGAGCCAGAGTGAATCTCAGCGAGTTCCCGGGAGCAGGCCTCAGTAAGTTACCTGGGCACAGCATCAGGAACCTTAGTAAGCGCTAAGGAGTAGATTTCCAGAAAGTTATGTTGCTGCCGCCCCAAGAAGCATCCTCTGACATTGAGACGTATGGTCACACCACACCCTGCAGACCCTGAAGGTGGGGGCCTCCTGGGGTCCGTCTGAGCCTTCTTCCAGTAGGGTTTGGTCCTTGCCCTACAGGTGGCGGGTCCTCCTGGACCCCATCTTGGCCTTTAAGGTGGCAGTCTCTCCTCAGACTGTCACCTTGGTCGTGCTTCTCCTGGCCAGCCGGTACTGGTAGTCCAGCCTCTTGTTTGAGTACTGAGTCAAACTGCAAGGTCAAGAACACAGACTGTCTCTCTTATGTGGCAGCTTGTGAAGGACTCAGAAAGTTACTGTGTTCACCGGTGTGCTGCAGagaaaggaagtgaagtgaatgaagtgaagtctctcagttgtgtcccactctttgcgacccccatggactgtagcctaccaggtccctccttccatgggattttccaggcaagaatactggagtgggttgccatttccttctccagcagagaaAGGATATGGGTAGAAATTTTCCCAGGGCGAAGAAAGGGTCCCAAGGCAGATCTCTGGTTGTTCTCCCCCTGTGGGTACATGAGGGAGCATTATGCAACCCCCACCCCGGGTGTGATATATGCACAGTGTTGCCAGCCAGTCAGCTCACTGCACTTTTGGGGTTCACATTTTTATTAGCAGTCAATCACTTGCTGCCCCCTTGGGCTGAACTGACTTCTAGTCTTCCTCAGTCTCCACTTTGCCCTGAGGTTGGAACCAATGTGGCACAGTTGAAGCCCCCATCCTGAATCATGCCACAGACTGTCCTGTGGTCAAAGCAAAGGCAAACAAAGATTCTCCTGCTCCCTAGACCAAGAAATCACCTCCGAGGACCTAAGGGCAAAGGCCAGACCTGCATTCACAACACATCTGTTACAGGTTATAGGTGTTAAAATATTTGATTAGTTGGAATATTTAGAGAAGATCCTTGTGTTTGTAATTTCCTTATTCTGAGATCCAGTTTCTATAGCAAAATAAATCTTGACTACTTCTCTTTAGTTGCTAGTTTTCAAGATAATGAGTTATTTTACAGTTATCCTTCAAGGGGATTATTAACTCAGGGACTGAAACACATAGGATAGTTTCATTCTTCTGTAGTTATCATTTATTGATGGTCATATGTGTCACTCTGGTCATTTCAGCTTTGCTCCTAAGCCCTTTCACTGTGATTTGAGTCATCCTTCGGGTTTCCTTGCTCTCTGTTATGACATGACGTTTCAGGATCATCTGACACATGTCCTGCCCCCCACCTGATgcagtcatttctccaaggaacctGGGTCTTTAGTGGGAAACGATTTTCGTGTGATTGGATCCTCACCAGCTGCACATGGGTGTTGGATGTCACCCTCTTGATCAAGTTGCATTATGTAAGGACCCCTCTTACAGACTGAAGAGATAGACATTCTCCTCTCTGGCTCAGTGATAAGAGCACTTATCTGGGGAGAACCCACATACCCAGAGCTTATGGGCAACCTCCAGGGTTTCCAGACAGCTTCTAGCTATCAGCCAGCAAAAAAATTAGGGCCCTCAGTCAGACAGCCTTagagaaattatttctttaaatgcctTATCGACCTTGGAAGTGGCATCTTTCCTGTCAGGCCTACATGTGAGGATACAGTTGTCAGGCTGATGCCTCAGCTGCAGCCTCATGAGACCCTGAAACAGAGGAGTCAGCTAAGCCCTACCTGGGTTTCTAACCCACAGAAATGGGGGAATAAtcactgcattttttaaaatgaaaaaatatgtaatttcatAGTTTTGGGcaacagaagtccaaaatcagtttAACTGGGCCCAAAGCAAGGTGTCAGTGGGTCTGCATTCCCTCTGGGGGGGTCTAGCAAAAAATCCATTCCTTACcatttccagcttctggtggctacTGCTTGCCTTAAATTGAAGTCACATCATAACATGTACCTCTCTGGTCACATTGCTTTATTCTCTGTGTGTCAGATCTTACAAAAATCCCTCTTATAAGGATATATGTGACTGCATTTAGGACCCACACTTATGCTCCCGTGATCTCCCTAATTCTAGATTCTTAGTCACATTTGCAAACCTTTGCCAGATAAAGAAACATTTACAGATTGTAGTAATTGGGTatcttttagttcagttcagttcagtcattcagtagtgtcctactctttgcaaccccatgaattgcagaacaccaggcctccctgttcatcagctGTTCATCAGGTGTTCATcacctgtttatcaccaactcccggaatttactcaaactcatgtccatcgagtcggtgataccatccaaccatctcatcctctgtcatccccttctcctcctgcccccaatccctcccagcatcaggggcttttccaatgaatcaactcttcacatgaggtgggcaaagtattgggagtttcagcttcagcatcagtccttccaatcaacacccaggactgatctcctttaggatggactggttggatctccttgcagtccaagggattctcaagagtcttctccaacaccacagttcaaaagcatcaattctttggtgctcagctttcttcacagtccaactctcacatccgtacatgaccactggaaaaaccatagccttgactagacagaccttttttggcaaagtaatgtctctgctttttaatatgctatctaggttggtcataactttccttccaaggagtaagtgtcttttaatttcatggctgcaatcaccatctgctatgattttggagcccaaaaaaataaagtctgacactgttcccactgtttccccatccatttcccatgaagtgatgggaccagatgccatgatcttagttttctgaatgttgagttttaagccaactttttcactctcctctttgactttcatcaagagactttttagttcctcttcactttctgccataagggtggtatcatctgcatatctgaggttattgatatttctcccggcaatcttgattcaagcttgtgcttcttccagcccagcctttctcatgatatattctgcatagaagttaaataagcagggtgacaatatacagtcttgacgtactccttttcctgacttggaaccagtctgttgttccatgtccagttctaactgttgcttcctgacctgcatataggtttctcaagaggcaggtcaggtggtctggtattcccatctttttcagaattttccacagtttattgtgatccgcacagtcaaaggctttggcgtagtcaataaagcagaaatagatgttttcctggaactctcttgctttttcgatgatccagcggatgttggcaattggatctctggttcctctgccttttctaaaaccagcttgaacatctggaagttcatggttcacgtattgctgaagcctggcttggagaattttgagcattactctactagcatgtgagatgagtgcaattgtgcggtagcttgagcattctttggcattgtctttcttagggattggagtgaaaagtgacattttccagtcctgtggccactgctgagttttccatatttgctggcatattgagtgcagcactttcacagcatcatctttcaggatttgaaatagctcaactggaattccatcacctccactagctttattcatagtgatgctttctaaggcccacttgacttcacattccaggatgtctggctctaggtgagtgatcacaccatcgtgattatctgggtcatgaagatcttgtttgtacagttcttctgcgtattcttgccacctcttcttaatatcttctgcttctgttaggtccataccatttctgtcctttatcgaacccatctttgcatgaaatgttcccttggtatctctaattttcttgaagagatctctagtctttcccattctgttgttttcctctatttctttgcattgactactgaggaaggctttcttatctctccttgctattctttgaaactgcattcaaatggaaatatctttccttttctcctttgcttttcacttttcttttcacagctatttgtaaagcctcttcagacagccattttgcttttttgcatttcttttccatggggatggtcttgacctttgtctcctgtacaatgcacgaacctctgtccatagttcatcaggcactctgtccatcatatatagtctcttaaatctatttctcacttccactgtataattataagtgatttgatttaggtcatacctgaatggtccagtggttttccctactttcttcaatttaagtctgaatttagcaataaggagttcatgatctgagccacagtcagctcccggtcttgtttttgctgactgtatagagcttctccatctttgactgcaaagaatataatcaatctgatttcagtgttgactatctggtgatgtccatgtgtagagtcttctcttgtgttgttggaagagggtgtttgctatgaccagtgcgttctcttggcaaaagtctattagcctttgccctgcttcattccatactccaaggccaaatttacctgttactccaggtgtttcttgacttcctacttttgtattccagtcccctatagtgggTATCTTTGGGGTTTGTTATTCAGTCTATTATAGTTAGTGAGACCCATTAAAGCTGGCTCATgtgtactttttttgtttttttttcatgtgtacttttaaaaaactttttattaaagttttttaaaaattacatagttTTCAGATTGTCCATTTCTTCTTGTGTGAGTTTTGGcagattgtatttttctttcttttttttttttttgtatttttctactGGAAATAGAATTGGTCTATTTCCAGTAAGTTATGCCCAAATTTGTGGGCATAGTGTTGTTCATACTATTCCtcattatccttttaatgtcaGGGATCTTCAGTAATGttccctttttcatttattttttaaaaatatttatttatttatttttgtgctaggtcttcattgctgagtttttgttCCTGTAtttggggctttctctagttgcagagagcagagcTTACTCCTTGTtgaggtatgtgggcttctcactgcagtggcttctcttgtcgcagagcaagggctctaggtgctggtgctcagtagttgtggtacatgggcttagttgctctgtagcatgtgggagcttcctggaccagggattgaattggaGCCCCTTGCATTAcgaggcagattcttagccactggaccaccaaggaagcccttacccccttttttcatttctgatattaataaTTTGTGTCTGCTCTCTTGTGCTCTCTTTTTCAAGACATTTGTTCATtcagctgcactaggtcttagttgcagcacgtgggacctTCAATGTCtgttgtggtccacagggtctTCTTTTGACCCACACAGGATCTTTTGGTTGTGGCATACCAACTCTCAGTTGAgacatgtggtatctagttccctgacccggtatggaaccctggccccctgcattgggagcttggtctcttagccacttgaccattagggaagtccaatgtgtcctctttttttcttagtttgcCTGGTTAGAGGCTTATTAATTTGATTGAACTTTCAAAGAAACAgcctttaattttattaattttcatttattgacTTGCTTTCAATTTAATTTCTGCTCTGATtcttattatttcactttttatgctTACTCtgtatttaatttgcttttctttttgtttccttaggtagaaACTTAGCTGACTAATTAATATTAGGTCTTGTTTCCCAGCCAATGAAGTCAGTGctgtaaatttccctctaagtacTATTTCACTGTATCGcacaaattttgataagttgtattttcattttcatctagtTCAAAGTATTTTTTAGTTTGAgagttcttctttgatttgtgttatttaaaactgttatttcagttcagtcactcagtcatgtccaactctttgctaccccatggactgcagcacgccaggcttccctgtccatcaccaactccccagagcttgctcaactgTGTTGTTTCGTCTTCATTTATTGAGATTTTCCAGCTATCTATTATTTAATTCTAGGTTAATTCTACCATGGTCAAAGATCAGACACTGCAGAATTTCtgtccttttaaatttgttaaggtgTGTTTGAGAACCTAGAATGTGATCTGTCCTGGTGAATCATCCatgtgagcttgagaagaatatatattctacCATATATTGGATGAGACTTTTGATGTCATTATATCCAGTTGAGTGATGGTGTTGAGTTCAACTATGTCcttggtgattttcttttttaaaattttatttatatggttgcattgggtcttcctgggggctttctccagttgaggcCGGGCCCAGGTGCGGAGCTGGCAGCCGGTGCCGTCTCCGCCGCGGGGCCCAGCCCCGGCTTTCTGGGACTAGTCGGAGTTGTCCCCAGTTGCCCCCGCGGCTCCGACAAGATGGAGGACATTGTCTCCCCCCGCAGCCATGACGGGAGCGGGGGACGCCTCCCCACCGGGATGAGGGGAAGAGAAGCGCTTTCAGTCCTCGGAGCGCGCGGGGCCCCGCCGCCGGCCTTCCAGACCCCTGCTCCTGCCCGGGTCGCTGAAGCCCCTGCCCGCCCAGGCCTCACGGGGCTCCCAGACACTGGATATGGAGGGCTTGGGGGACATCGAGGCCTTGGCACTTGCAGCCGCTGCGAGGGCAGGTGGCCCGGTTCAGGTCTTCGGGCCGCTGGGGCCCGACAGCGCTCGGCCACTGCAGCTAGCAACAGACCGTGTTCACTGAGACGCGCTGGTCCGGGATCCGGGCAGAAAAGGCGGGGAGTGCAACAGAGGCGCGGGGGTGTGGCCTGCAGCTGACGGACAGGGCATCGGACCACCCCCTCAAGGGGGTCCTGAAGGAAGGTGGACGCAGCCAATGGGCGTGCCCGAGGTGCCCAGCCCGCCCTCCCCGGCCGCCAGTGAGGGCGCAGGAGGCGGGGCCTGCCAGGTCGGGCcgcgccgccgcggccgccgcctccGCCTCCTCACCAGCGTTAAAGCCGGGACTGGACCGAGCGGAGTTGCGCGTTTTGCCGAAGGGGGGTGGGCCGGGGGCGGGGAAGTTTGTTCCGCGGAGCCGCAGCCAGAACCGGGTGAGGCTTGTCCCCGCCGTGTCTCCAGCCCAGGGCCGCCGACAGTCGGGGTGGCTGGGAGAGGCGCAGCCTCCGGAGGCGGAGGCGGAGGCGCCGGGAGGCGGAGATGGGTGAGGGAGGCCTCCGAAGCCTCCCACCTACCCGGGACGAGCGCCCCGCGGCGCGGCCGCCGTCGCCGCTGCTGCTTCGGGGCCTCCGGCTGCCGGCGGCTCCGCTGATGTCCCAGGCGCGTTGGCGGGCGGCCGGCGGGCTGCGGGAGTGCGGGCGCGGCCGCGGCCGCGAGAGCGGAGTGAGGTGGCCGCCGGCGGGCCTCGGGGGtcgcggggtgggggaggggcgcctCCGTGGGCGCTCGTGGCCGCGCTTGCACTCTCCCGGCGGCGACCCGGGATCCGCAAGTTTGGGGCTGAGGACACGGCCCCCCCCGCACCA includes the following:
- the LOC122686669 gene encoding proline-rich protein 2-like → MKADFVIAKLNATPAHKRGNRDKKSRSLSAPPQPPPPQPHSHRGARYTNTEAPPPSHDRTVSASHRREAEGERGLEPAETPIPRFGPCDAAAVPQEPTRPQLASPRGGNPRKLSQISSEKTPRRGLGGRGGDLVRGGPCPQPQTCGSRVAAGRVQARPRAPTEAPLPHPATPEARRRPPHSALAAAAAPALPQPAGRPPTRLGHQRSRRQPEAPKQQRRRRPRRGALVPGRWEASEASLTHLRLPAPPPPPPEAAPLPATPTVGGPGLETRRGQASPGSGCGSAEQTSPPPAHPPSAKRATPLGPVPALTLVRRRRRRPRRRGPTWQAPPPAPSLAAGEGGLGTSGTPIGCVHLPSGPP
- the LOC122686800 gene encoding decreased expression in renal and prostate cancer protein-like, yielding MVALGLPGGFLQLRPGPGAELAAGAVSAAGPSPGFLGLVGVVPSCPRGSDKMEDIVSPRSHDGSGGRLPTGMRGREALSVLGARGAPPPAFQTPAPARVAEAPARPGLTGLPDTGYGGLGGHRGLGTCSRCEGRWPGSGLRAAGARQRSATAASNRPCSLRRAGPGSGQKRRGVQQRRGGVACS